A portion of the Synechococcales cyanobacterium CNB genome contains these proteins:
- a CDS encoding glycosyltransferase family 2 protein, with the protein MEMSVVIPTHGRPDKLAACLRALARQTLDAERFETLVGIDGGTRDERAAEAVRTALRDAWPADRSDRLAVVPLPRGGQAAVRNALLARACGETIVFLNDDVVPDAGLLAAHLAAQREANEPGRTALVVGAAPWRVHEPDRLFDRLIRETSMIFFYDRMDAMVRTGEVGRDHDWGFRHAWMLNLSAPASLVREAGGLSVFPDTYGYEDDELAWRLGQRFGTRVLYRPEAAAVHDHRMEPDDYLRREFRLGHAAWGFARAAPECARAMFGRDVTNGEEVEYSREFVRRERATAERLEASFRSLAGLPADAVSGPHTESLVRLAYEQHLLLKRWHWRKGLLAAAAEDASQRSG; encoded by the coding sequence GTGGAGATGAGCGTCGTCATCCCGACCCACGGCAGGCCGGACAAACTGGCCGCGTGCCTGCGCGCGCTCGCGCGGCAGACCCTCGACGCCGAACGGTTCGAGACGCTCGTCGGTATCGACGGCGGGACGCGAGACGAGCGGGCTGCCGAGGCGGTGCGCACTGCGCTGCGGGACGCCTGGCCGGCCGATCGATCCGATCGGCTGGCTGTCGTGCCCCTGCCACGAGGAGGCCAGGCGGCAGTGCGCAATGCGCTGCTGGCGCGGGCGTGCGGCGAAACCATCGTGTTCCTCAACGACGACGTTGTGCCGGACGCAGGACTGCTCGCGGCGCACCTCGCGGCTCAGCGCGAGGCGAACGAACCGGGACGGACCGCGCTCGTGGTCGGCGCAGCGCCGTGGCGCGTCCACGAGCCTGATCGCCTGTTCGACCGCCTGATCCGCGAAACCTCGATGATCTTCTTCTACGACCGCATGGACGCGATGGTGCGCACGGGCGAGGTCGGGCGAGACCACGACTGGGGATTCCGTCACGCCTGGATGCTGAACCTCTCGGCCCCAGCGTCGCTCGTGCGCGAAGCGGGTGGACTCTCGGTGTTCCCCGACACCTACGGCTACGAGGACGACGAACTCGCGTGGCGGCTCGGACAGCGATTCGGCACCCGCGTGCTCTACAGGCCCGAGGCCGCCGCCGTCCACGATCACAGGATGGAGCCTGACGACTACCTGCGGCGGGAGTTCCGGCTGGGGCACGCGGCATGGGGCTTCGCAAGGGCTGCGCCTGAATGCGCGAGGGCCATGTTCGGACGCGACGTGACAAACGGGGAGGAAGTCGAGTACTCGCGCGAGTTCGTGCGCCGCGAGAGGGCGACGGCCGAGCGACTGGAAGCGTCGTTCCGCTCGCTGGCCGGCCTGCCCGCGGACGCCGTTTCAGGGCCGCACACCGAGTCGCTCGTGCGCCTCGCCTACGAGCAGCACCTGCTGCTGAAGCGCTGGCACTGGCGGAAAGGGCTGCTAGCTGCGGCGGCCGAGGATGCGTCGCAAAGAAGTGGCTGA
- a CDS encoding CPBP family intramembrane metalloprotease: MADWRVGLLAAASALVLVMLWAGDAIRPGSLQRSGERDLKPFPWPIWLFPGLLTFAALALTASAASAWPWLVGPESGALRYHAAVQGATYLIGGIVALGLVYMMAHAAPNAGLRPLWSDLPIGMGLYVLALPLVLLSGELAVRMHASIGGALPADGVAHPTLALMLQGAQGGGSAWVWALIAAAVVGAPLVEEMIYRVFLQSSISRATGLPWVGILAAAVVFAVAHAVGPAEQRVPWYAAVPIGVLGLACGLAYERTKRLLVPITMHACFNAMNVAMAMWATGTQSGS; encoded by the coding sequence ATGGCGGACTGGCGCGTGGGCCTGCTGGCCGCGGCGTCTGCGCTGGTGCTGGTGATGCTGTGGGCGGGCGACGCGATCCGGCCCGGCTCGCTGCAGCGGTCCGGGGAGCGAGACCTCAAGCCGTTCCCGTGGCCGATCTGGCTCTTCCCAGGGCTGCTCACGTTCGCGGCGCTGGCGCTGACGGCGAGCGCAGCGTCGGCGTGGCCGTGGCTCGTCGGGCCTGAGAGCGGCGCGCTGCGCTACCACGCCGCCGTGCAGGGGGCGACGTACCTCATCGGGGGGATCGTCGCGCTGGGCCTTGTCTACATGATGGCCCACGCCGCGCCCAACGCCGGCCTCAGGCCGCTGTGGAGCGACCTGCCGATCGGCATGGGCCTGTACGTGCTCGCGCTGCCGCTCGTGCTCCTGAGCGGGGAACTGGCGGTTCGGATGCACGCGAGCATCGGGGGCGCGCTGCCCGCCGACGGCGTGGCGCACCCGACCCTCGCCCTGATGCTCCAGGGCGCACAGGGGGGGGGATCGGCATGGGTGTGGGCGCTGATCGCCGCGGCCGTCGTCGGCGCGCCGCTGGTCGAGGAGATGATTTACCGCGTGTTCCTGCAGTCCTCGATCTCGCGCGCAACGGGCCTGCCGTGGGTCGGCATCCTCGCGGCCGCGGTCGTCTTCGCCGTGGCTCACGCCGTCGGCCCCGCGGAGCAGCGCGTCCCGTGGTATGCCGCGGTCCCGATCGGCGTGCTGGGCCTCGCCTGCGGGCTGGCCTACGAGCGCACCAAGCGTCTGCTGGTCCCGATCACCATGCACGCCTGCTTCAACGCCATGAACGTGGCGATGGCCATGTGGGCGACGGGGACGCAGTCGGGTTCCTAA
- the trpS gene encoding tryptophan--tRNA ligase produces MTLPRILTGDTPTGRLHLGHWVGSLENRVRLQQDHECYFLLANMHAFTTRAHKSADIRRDTIEIVKDWLAAGIDPERSTIVLQTEVPAIAELTWFFAMLLPFNRVMRNPTLKTEIETKELGDTYSFGFPMYAVGQCADILAFRPAHVPVGEDQVAHIEMCREVARRFDQVYCGVDPQAEDADYERLGGVFPIPAALVGRVGRLVGTDGKNKMSKSLNNAIFLSDTPKRVKTRVGEIFTGRQSMTEPGDVNNALFEYVRAFIKDEERVKELERRYATGDNIGDGHVKAEVAEAINALLEPMRARRAEYEKPGGDDVILDVIRRGTRRANEVAEETLAMAKKAMNLDFGPRRDLLPT; encoded by the coding sequence ATGACGCTGCCCCGCATCCTCACCGGCGACACGCCTACCGGGCGGCTTCACCTCGGCCACTGGGTCGGCTCGCTCGAAAACCGCGTGCGGCTCCAGCAGGACCACGAGTGCTACTTCCTGCTCGCCAACATGCACGCCTTCACCACGCGCGCTCACAAGAGCGCGGACATACGCCGCGACACCATCGAGATCGTCAAGGACTGGCTGGCGGCGGGGATCGACCCCGAGCGCTCGACGATCGTGCTCCAGACCGAGGTGCCGGCCATCGCCGAACTCACCTGGTTCTTCGCCATGCTCCTGCCTTTCAACCGCGTGATGCGCAACCCCACGCTCAAGACCGAGATCGAGACCAAGGAACTCGGCGACACCTACTCCTTCGGCTTCCCCATGTACGCCGTCGGCCAGTGCGCCGACATTCTCGCCTTCCGCCCCGCCCATGTCCCCGTGGGCGAGGACCAGGTCGCGCACATCGAGATGTGCCGCGAGGTCGCGCGCCGCTTCGACCAGGTGTACTGCGGCGTGGACCCGCAGGCGGAGGACGCGGACTACGAGCGGCTCGGCGGGGTCTTCCCCATCCCGGCAGCGCTCGTCGGTCGCGTCGGGCGGCTCGTGGGGACGGACGGGAAGAACAAGATGTCCAAGAGCCTGAATAACGCGATCTTCCTGAGCGACACGCCCAAGAGAGTGAAGACGCGCGTCGGGGAAATCTTCACCGGTCGCCAGAGCATGACCGAGCCGGGCGACGTGAACAACGCGCTCTTCGAGTACGTGCGGGCGTTCATCAAGGACGAGGAGCGCGTGAAGGAACTCGAGCGCCGCTACGCCACCGGCGACAACATCGGTGACGGGCACGTGAAGGCTGAGGTTGCGGAAGCGATCAACGCGCTGCTCGAACCGATGCGGGCACGCCGGGCCGAGTACGAGAAGCCCGGCGGGGATGACGTGATCCTCGACGTCATCCGGCGCGGCACGCGCCGAGCGAACGAGGTCGCCGAGGAAACGCTCGCGATGGCCAAGAAGGCCATGAACCTTGACTTCGGACCGCGCCGCGACCTGCTGCCGACGTAG
- a CDS encoding indole-3-glycerol-phosphate synthase, which produces MTPVNDRDETQPEGSEVPRQDLPGQPSGVLGEIVAHKRVEVERAMSATPLRELEGMVAAADPPRNFFAAVTRPGRFSPTAVIAEVKRRSPSAGLLRPEYEGDGFRPEAIAEAYFLNGASAISCLTDEKFFGGRIDFIQRIKDAVPLPVLRKDFIIDPWQLWESRAHGADAVLLIAECLTESQIVDMLILAQQLQLTVLLEVHSMENLLRVRPHVGFPHRAYCLLGINNRDLGTMAVDLNHTLRLVDLVDDPKVLVSESGIRTPDDLSRLRRAGVRIVLVGEHLMRHDDPGKALATLLARE; this is translated from the coding sequence ATGACCCCCGTGAACGACCGGGACGAGACCCAACCCGAAGGCTCCGAGGTGCCGCGGCAGGACCTCCCGGGGCAGCCCTCGGGCGTGCTGGGCGAGATCGTCGCGCACAAGCGGGTCGAGGTCGAGCGGGCGATGTCGGCGACCCCGCTGCGCGAACTCGAGGGGATGGTCGCCGCCGCCGACCCCCCCCGCAACTTCTTCGCGGCGGTGACCCGGCCGGGACGGTTCAGCCCGACGGCGGTGATCGCTGAAGTGAAACGGCGCAGCCCGAGCGCGGGGCTGCTGCGCCCCGAGTACGAGGGAGATGGATTCCGCCCTGAGGCCATCGCAGAAGCCTATTTCCTGAACGGCGCATCGGCGATTTCCTGCTTGACCGACGAAAAGTTCTTCGGCGGGCGGATCGACTTCATCCAGCGGATCAAGGACGCCGTACCCCTGCCCGTGCTCCGCAAGGACTTCATCATCGACCCCTGGCAGTTGTGGGAGAGCCGCGCCCACGGCGCGGACGCCGTCCTGCTGATCGCAGAGTGCCTGACCGAGTCGCAGATCGTGGACATGCTGATCCTCGCCCAGCAACTGCAGCTCACGGTCCTCCTGGAAGTTCACTCGATGGAGAACCTGCTGCGGGTCCGCCCGCACGTCGGGTTCCCTCACCGGGCCTACTGCCTGCTGGGCATCAACAACCGCGACCTCGGCACGATGGCGGTGGACCTGAACCACACGCTCCGGCTGGTGGACCTCGTGGATGATCCGAAGGTGCTGGTCAGTGAGTCCGGCATCCGCACGCCCGACGACCTCTCACGCTTGCGGCGGGCCGGGGTGCGGATCGTCCTCGTCGGCGAGCACCTGATGCGGCACGACGACCCAGGCAAGGCCCTCGCCACGCTCCTCGCCCGCGAGTGA
- a CDS encoding PilZ domain-containing protein has translation MAETESPRTSLERAGPPVEVKASDRRRHPRYAVTRPCKLIHRDSRRFVLAGTYDLSAGGAKLLVESPRPFLPGDAVDVAIGWGGEIVLARQRMVGARVVRAEAGFDGRQRIAIEFDSAQSVGAAAA, from the coding sequence ATGGCCGAGACCGAATCCCCGCGCACCAGCCTCGAACGAGCAGGCCCGCCCGTGGAGGTGAAGGCGAGCGACCGAAGGCGGCACCCGAGGTACGCGGTGACGCGGCCGTGCAAGTTGATCCACCGGGACAGCCGGCGTTTCGTGCTCGCGGGCACGTACGACCTCTCCGCGGGAGGAGCGAAACTGCTGGTCGAGTCGCCGCGCCCGTTCCTGCCCGGTGACGCGGTGGACGTCGCGATCGGCTGGGGCGGCGAGATCGTGCTCGCGCGTCAGCGGATGGTCGGTGCGCGGGTCGTGCGAGCGGAAGCGGGCTTCGACGGCCGCCAGCGCATCGCCATCGAGTTCGACAGCGCACAGTCCGTCGGGGCGGCAGCGGCCTGA